Proteins co-encoded in one Gracilimonas sp. genomic window:
- a CDS encoding efflux RND transporter permease subunit produces MKIIDLSIRRKVTIAMFTVGILLFGMVSLSRLNVNLLPELSYPTLTIRTEFEGAAPVEVENLITKPVEEAVGVVKGVQQVRSISRAGQSDVVLEFAWGTDMNIANLDVMAKLDAVQLPLDADKPVTLRFDPTLDPIMRYALYYNEGGTDNPSGDGVNVDYAGYQDLESPDAISRLKGLRVLADEQLKKNLESALGVASVKISGGLEEEIQVNIDQQRLAYLNIPIESVTQILSAENVNLSGGRLEEGTQQYLVRTLNEFKSVEQIRNVVVARNQDNTIYLKDVADVTQAYKEREAITRLNGAEAVEIAIYKEGDANTVAVAEAVNARMGNIRDALPSNMKLEKVYDQSVFIASAVNEVKNAGIIGGILAVLVLYLFLRNFWTTVIISVSIPVSIIATFNLMYGNDISLNIMSLGGIALGIGMLVDNSIVVLENIARHREMGKGIVESAREGAGEVGMAVIASTLTTIAVFFPLVFVQGIAGQLFRDQALTVTFSLLASLIVAITLIPMLSSIGGKKTESQPLNLKEPKTKAGRGLRSVRMFLFYTIPTALTKGIKFIFRWISKITKALFSPFVWVFDQSYQATEKVYAGLLRWSLNHKFVVLTVALLSFVGSLALVPQIGIELIPQLSQGEFAVEFKLPPGTPIEETDKALRSVQNKSRNLDNVRTTFAVAGTGNQMDANPEQGGENWGELSVTLASGSSTTEEEAAMDQMRSSLQQIPGLQYKFSRPSLFSFKTPIEIEISGFDLDKLKLAGDAVARKLSSNDRFADVKSTMETGSPEIQILFDRDRAAALGLQVHEVADRIVSNVRGDVATRYSWRDRKIDVLVRAREADRASIDEIQRLIVNPDSDRPIPLSAIAKVQIANGPGEIRRVAQQRVAIVSANLNYGDLGEAAEEVEQALAETTLPAGILAQIGGQNEEMADSFQSLIFALSLAIFLVYLVMASQFESLLHPFIILFTIPLALVGAILGLYITGTTISVVVFIGLILLAGIVVNNAIVLIDLINQMRMKGVEKLEAIKEGGKSRLRPILMTTLTTTLGLLPLAIGFGDGAELRAPMGITVIGGLLFSTLLTLVVIPVMYDILDRKSYTPQPETETA; encoded by the coding sequence ATGAAAATCATTGACCTTTCTATACGCCGGAAAGTTACCATTGCCATGTTTACAGTCGGGATTCTGCTGTTCGGAATGGTTTCCCTCTCCCGGCTTAATGTAAACCTGCTCCCTGAACTCAGCTATCCAACCCTCACCATCCGAACCGAATTTGAAGGTGCAGCTCCTGTTGAAGTTGAAAACCTGATTACCAAGCCCGTTGAAGAAGCGGTTGGAGTTGTGAAAGGCGTACAGCAAGTACGTTCCATTTCCCGTGCGGGTCAGTCTGATGTAGTGCTGGAATTTGCCTGGGGAACCGATATGAACATTGCGAACCTGGACGTTATGGCCAAACTGGATGCCGTTCAGCTTCCTTTAGACGCCGATAAACCGGTTACCTTACGCTTTGATCCCACGCTCGATCCCATCATGCGGTATGCCCTCTATTACAACGAAGGCGGGACTGATAATCCTTCCGGGGATGGTGTAAATGTGGATTACGCAGGCTATCAGGACCTGGAAAGCCCGGACGCAATTTCCCGATTGAAAGGCCTGCGTGTATTAGCGGATGAACAGCTCAAAAAGAATTTAGAATCCGCCCTTGGGGTTGCTTCGGTAAAAATCAGTGGTGGACTTGAAGAAGAGATACAGGTAAACATTGATCAGCAGCGACTCGCTTATTTGAACATCCCTATTGAAAGCGTAACACAGATTTTAAGTGCTGAAAACGTAAATCTTTCCGGGGGTCGGCTTGAGGAAGGAACCCAGCAGTATCTGGTGCGGACGCTGAATGAATTTAAGTCGGTAGAACAAATTCGAAATGTGGTTGTTGCCCGAAATCAGGACAATACCATTTACCTGAAAGATGTAGCCGATGTAACCCAGGCGTATAAAGAACGTGAGGCCATCACCCGCCTGAATGGTGCTGAAGCCGTGGAAATTGCCATTTACAAAGAAGGGGATGCCAACACCGTAGCTGTGGCTGAGGCCGTCAACGCCCGAATGGGGAATATCCGTGATGCCCTTCCTTCTAACATGAAATTGGAAAAAGTGTATGATCAGTCTGTGTTTATAGCTTCTGCAGTGAATGAAGTGAAGAATGCCGGAATCATTGGTGGTATTCTGGCAGTACTTGTGCTGTATTTATTCCTCCGGAATTTCTGGACCACCGTCATTATTTCTGTTTCTATTCCGGTATCCATTATAGCCACATTCAACCTGATGTACGGCAACGATATTTCACTAAACATTATGTCTTTGGGTGGTATTGCTCTTGGTATCGGGATGCTGGTGGATAACTCCATCGTAGTGCTGGAGAACATAGCCCGGCACCGGGAAATGGGGAAAGGAATTGTAGAATCGGCCCGTGAAGGTGCCGGAGAAGTTGGAATGGCCGTAATCGCCTCCACCCTCACCACCATCGCTGTATTCTTTCCGTTGGTATTTGTTCAAGGAATTGCCGGACAGCTTTTTCGTGATCAGGCACTGACGGTGACCTTCTCCTTATTGGCTTCACTGATTGTAGCCATCACGCTGATTCCTATGCTCTCTTCTATTGGAGGAAAGAAAACCGAATCTCAGCCCCTGAATTTAAAAGAGCCTAAAACCAAGGCCGGTCGCGGACTACGATCCGTACGTATGTTTTTGTTTTACACCATCCCTACTGCTTTAACAAAAGGAATTAAATTCATTTTCCGCTGGATTAGCAAAATTACAAAAGCTCTGTTTTCACCCTTTGTATGGGTTTTTGATCAATCCTATCAGGCTACGGAAAAAGTGTATGCCGGCTTACTTCGCTGGTCTCTGAATCATAAATTTGTTGTCCTCACGGTTGCTTTGTTGTCTTTTGTGGGGTCACTCGCATTGGTTCCCCAAATCGGCATTGAGCTCATACCTCAGCTATCGCAGGGTGAGTTTGCCGTGGAATTCAAGTTGCCTCCCGGAACTCCAATTGAAGAAACCGATAAAGCCCTGCGCTCGGTTCAGAACAAATCCAGGAACCTGGATAATGTAAGAACCACCTTTGCCGTAGCAGGAACTGGAAACCAAATGGATGCCAATCCAGAACAAGGCGGCGAAAACTGGGGAGAGCTCAGCGTAACGCTTGCATCCGGTTCTTCCACTACAGAAGAAGAAGCAGCGATGGATCAGATGCGATCTTCCCTTCAACAAATTCCGGGTTTGCAGTACAAATTCTCCCGCCCTTCCCTGTTCTCTTTCAAAACACCTATTGAGATTGAAATTTCAGGTTTTGACCTGGACAAACTCAAACTAGCCGGTGATGCCGTGGCCCGTAAACTTTCTTCAAACGACCGGTTTGCTGATGTGAAAAGTACCATGGAAACCGGAAGCCCTGAAATCCAGATTTTATTTGATCGCGACCGGGCTGCCGCCCTCGGTTTACAGGTACATGAAGTAGCCGACCGTATTGTAAGTAACGTTCGTGGAGATGTGGCTACCCGCTATTCCTGGAGAGATCGTAAAATTGATGTGCTGGTTCGAGCCCGTGAGGCCGATCGTGCATCCATCGATGAAATTCAGCGTTTGATTGTAAACCCGGACAGCGACCGTCCTATTCCTCTCAGCGCGATAGCTAAAGTGCAGATTGCTAACGGACCGGGTGAAATCCGCCGTGTGGCACAGCAACGTGTCGCTATTGTCTCAGCTAACCTGAATTATGGTGATTTGGGCGAAGCAGCCGAAGAAGTAGAACAAGCTCTGGCTGAAACCACTTTACCGGCCGGAATTCTTGCCCAAATTGGCGGACAAAATGAGGAAATGGCGGACTCTTTTCAGTCCCTCATCTTCGCTCTTTCTCTCGCTATTTTCCTTGTGTACCTGGTGATGGCCTCTCAATTTGAGTCGCTGCTGCATCCATTCATCATCCTCTTTACCATTCCGCTGGCTTTAGTTGGAGCCATTCTTGGGCTATACATCACCGGCACAACTATCAGTGTGGTTGTATTTATAGGATTGATACTTCTGGCCGGTATTGTAGTTAATAACGCAATCGTGCTTATCGACCTGATTAACCAGATGCGCATGAAAGGCGTTGAGAAACTGGAGGCTATCAAAGAAGGGGGAAAATCCCGCTTACGCCCGATTTTGATGACCACCTTGACTACTACTCTCGGTTTGCTCCCTCTTGCAATTGGTTTTGGCGATGGTGCCGAACTGCGTGCCCCGATGGGTATCACCGTAATTGGCGGACTGTTGTTTTCAACCTTGCTCACCCTCGTGGTTATTCCTGTGATGTACGACATCCTTGACCGCAAGAGCTATACCCCTCAACCCGAAACCGAAACGGCTTAA
- a CDS encoding metal-dependent hydrolase, whose amino-acid sequence MNTQVKAHWLGHSAFKLESQSGKIIYIDPFLKDNPSTPDELKEVEEADYILLTHGHEDHVGDTVEIAKNTGAKVVGILELMGILQEEGLPEEQAIGFNKGGTVHFEDFSVTLVSANHSSSYKGKYAGDPGGLVLSFEDDICIYHMGDTNIFADLEFYGELYRPHVVLAPIGDHFTMGPEEAAYAVELIGAKMAVPMHYNTWPPIEADPEEFKEILEDITDTEVVVPEKGANFLG is encoded by the coding sequence ATGAATACACAAGTTAAAGCACACTGGCTGGGGCATTCAGCCTTTAAGCTGGAGAGCCAAAGTGGAAAGATTATTTATATCGATCCGTTTCTGAAAGACAACCCCTCCACCCCGGATGAACTTAAAGAAGTAGAAGAAGCCGATTATATTTTACTGACCCACGGGCATGAAGATCATGTGGGCGATACCGTGGAAATTGCCAAAAATACCGGAGCCAAAGTTGTGGGCATTCTGGAACTGATGGGAATCTTACAGGAAGAAGGGTTGCCGGAAGAACAAGCCATTGGTTTTAATAAAGGCGGAACTGTTCATTTTGAAGACTTTTCCGTAACGCTGGTCTCTGCCAACCACAGCTCTTCCTATAAAGGAAAGTATGCCGGCGATCCAGGCGGACTCGTGCTTTCATTTGAAGATGACATCTGCATTTACCATATGGGCGATACCAACATTTTTGCTGATCTTGAGTTCTATGGAGAGCTTTACCGGCCGCATGTGGTACTGGCACCCATTGGGGATCATTTCACTATGGGGCCTGAAGAAGCCGCTTATGCTGTAGAACTGATCGGGGCTAAGATGGCCGTGCCTATGCACTACAATACGTGGCCTCCTATTGAAGCAGACCCTGAGGAATTCAAAGAAATACTGGAAGACATCACCGACACGGAAGTGGTTGTGCCTGAAAAAGGCGCTAATTTCCTGGGGTGA
- a CDS encoding efflux RND transporter periplasmic adaptor subunit, translated as MKTLRYSLPLLVMITALIFTSACNNGNEENQNGEDEDLIIPVEVSNVSRGDISAYYANTATLEAEQEATVVAKVRGIVREIYVEEGDEVKAGQVIAKIEDDQYRIEAARAKATLDRLKNDFDRNKELYEKNLIAAEAYQNAQYEYESQKAAYELAQLNLEHTSIKSPIGGVISERFVKVGNMIGTDQQVYRVTDFSPLQAILHIPEHEMAKIRNDQRAELKVDALPNQTFAGHVERISPVVDSQTGTFKVTVYVDETKGMLRPGMFGRVKIVYDTRENTRMIPKSAVMSEDLAQSVYVIKDSLAFKKAIKTGYTNGVNVEVIEGLEEGEMVVTIGQGSLQDSTKVNVISNL; from the coding sequence ATGAAAACATTACGCTACTCCCTCCCGCTATTGGTCATGATTACAGCTTTGATATTCACCAGTGCTTGTAACAATGGAAACGAAGAAAATCAAAATGGTGAAGACGAAGATCTGATTATTCCGGTGGAAGTCAGTAACGTGAGCCGGGGAGATATCTCTGCTTACTATGCCAACACCGCCACTCTTGAAGCCGAACAAGAAGCTACAGTGGTAGCTAAAGTTCGCGGAATTGTTCGGGAAATTTATGTTGAGGAAGGCGATGAGGTTAAAGCCGGACAGGTGATCGCGAAAATTGAAGACGACCAGTACCGTATTGAAGCAGCCCGGGCCAAAGCAACTTTAGACCGACTGAAAAACGACTTTGACCGTAACAAAGAACTTTATGAAAAGAACCTGATTGCTGCCGAAGCCTACCAAAATGCTCAATACGAGTATGAGTCTCAAAAAGCAGCCTATGAGCTTGCTCAACTGAATCTTGAGCATACATCTATTAAATCTCCGATTGGCGGAGTGATTTCTGAGCGATTTGTGAAAGTTGGAAATATGATCGGCACAGATCAGCAGGTGTATCGGGTTACCGATTTTAGTCCATTGCAGGCAATATTGCACATCCCGGAGCATGAGATGGCAAAAATCAGAAATGACCAGCGCGCGGAACTCAAAGTGGATGCTTTACCCAATCAAACCTTCGCCGGCCATGTAGAACGCATCAGCCCGGTTGTGGACTCCCAAACCGGAACGTTTAAAGTGACTGTGTATGTGGATGAAACCAAAGGTATGCTTCGCCCCGGTATGTTCGGGCGTGTGAAAATTGTGTACGACACCCGTGAAAACACCCGCATGATTCCTAAATCAGCCGTTATGTCGGAAGATCTCGCCCAAAGTGTATATGTGATCAAAGACTCACTGGCCTTCAAAAAAGCTATTAAAACCGGTTACACCAACGGGGTGAATGTTGAAGTGATCGAAGGACTGGAAGAAGGCGAAATGGTAGTCACCATTGGGCAAGGAAGTCTTCAGGACAGCACCAAAGTAAACGTTATCTCCAATCTGTAA
- the ytxJ gene encoding bacillithiol system redox-active protein YtxJ has translation MGILDSIGNLFGTESQPQNKFNWKELTSEEDVADVMHTSNEKPQVIYKHSSRCATSYFALKNVESISAEDQLKADFHMVDVISRRPTSMHIAEELEIRHESPQLFVIKDGEVIWSGSHNQIQAEVLENIL, from the coding sequence ATGGGCATTTTAGATTCAATTGGCAATTTATTTGGAACGGAAAGCCAGCCGCAGAATAAGTTTAACTGGAAAGAGTTGACTTCTGAGGAAGACGTGGCGGACGTTATGCATACCTCCAATGAAAAGCCCCAGGTGATTTATAAGCACAGTTCGCGATGTGCCACCAGCTATTTTGCCCTGAAAAACGTAGAGTCCATTTCTGCTGAAGATCAACTAAAGGCCGATTTCCATATGGTGGATGTAATTAGTCGACGGCCTACATCTATGCATATTGCAGAGGAATTGGAAATCAGGCATGAATCTCCCCAGTTATTTGTGATCAAAGACGGGGAAGTGATATGGAGTGGCTCTCACAATCAAATCCAGGCAGAGGTTCTGGAAAACATACTTTAG